Proteins co-encoded in one Halorussus vallis genomic window:
- a CDS encoding 50S ribosomal protein L15e, whose translation MAKSFYSHIKDAWKNPKDGDLAELQWQRKQEWRKQGAIERIERPTRLDKARELGYKAKQGVVVARASVRKGSARKQRFKAGRRSKRTGVNRVYRRKNVQRIAEERVSRKFRNLRVLNSYWVGEDGSQKWFEVILLDPEHPAIQNDDDLNWICDDAHQGRAFRGLTGAGKDNRGLRNRGTGAEHVRPSNNGGQGRAK comes from the coding sequence ATGGCAAAAAGCTTCTATTCCCACATCAAGGACGCGTGGAAGAACCCGAAGGACGGCGACCTCGCCGAACTTCAGTGGCAGCGAAAGCAAGAGTGGCGCAAGCAGGGCGCCATCGAGCGCATCGAGCGACCGACCCGCCTCGACAAGGCCCGCGAACTCGGCTACAAGGCCAAGCAGGGCGTCGTCGTGGCCCGCGCGAGCGTCCGCAAGGGCTCGGCCCGCAAGCAGCGGTTCAAGGCCGGCCGGCGCTCGAAGCGGACCGGCGTCAACCGCGTCTACCGGCGCAAGAACGTCCAGCGCATCGCCGAGGAGCGCGTCAGCCGGAAGTTCCGCAACCTGCGCGTGCTCAACTCCTACTGGGTCGGCGAGGACGGTAGCCAGAAGTGGTTCGAAGTGATTCTGCTCGACCCCGAGCACCCCGCCATCCAGAACGACGACGACCTCAACTGGATCTGCGACGACGCCCACCAGGGTCGCGCGTTCCGCGGACTGACGGGCGCGGGCAAGGACAACCGCGGCCTCCGCAACAGGGGCACGGGCGCCGAACACGTCCGACCGAGCAACAACGGCGGCCAGGGTCGCGCGAAGTAA
- a CDS encoding serine/threonine-protein kinase RIO2 has translation MVQNVAGLLAELEPEDFHLLSGVEQGMRFSEWVAREKIPEFSRLTAEEVDYRIDRCLDRELIERNTIQYEGYQLKFEGYDALALHTFAERGTLEGFGAPLGVGKESDVYEVQSYKPLALKYHREGYTNFREVMRERDYTSDREHVSWLYTARKAAEREYDALETLYPDVRVPRPVDHNRHAIVMEKIDGVELSRTRLEEGQVVGVLDLILSEMGDAYEAGFVHADMSEYNVFVNSEGITIFDWPQAVPTDHENSEELLERDVENVVSYFRRKYPRLVPDDPDCASLAAALADGSFTTVREHSQHE, from the coding sequence ATGGTTCAGAACGTCGCGGGCCTGCTGGCCGAGCTGGAGCCCGAGGATTTCCACCTCCTCTCGGGCGTCGAGCAGGGGATGCGCTTCAGCGAGTGGGTCGCCCGCGAGAAGATTCCGGAGTTCTCGCGGCTGACCGCCGAGGAGGTCGACTACCGCATCGACCGGTGTCTCGACCGCGAACTGATCGAGCGCAACACCATCCAGTACGAGGGCTACCAGCTGAAGTTCGAGGGCTACGACGCGCTGGCGCTCCACACCTTCGCCGAGCGGGGCACCCTGGAGGGGTTCGGCGCGCCGCTGGGCGTCGGCAAGGAGAGCGACGTCTACGAGGTCCAGTCGTACAAGCCGCTGGCGCTGAAGTACCACCGCGAGGGTTACACCAACTTCCGTGAGGTCATGCGCGAACGCGACTACACCTCCGACCGCGAGCACGTCTCGTGGCTCTACACCGCCCGGAAGGCCGCCGAGCGCGAGTACGACGCCCTGGAGACGCTGTACCCCGACGTCCGGGTGCCCCGGCCGGTCGACCACAACCGCCACGCCATCGTGATGGAGAAGATAGACGGCGTCGAACTCTCGCGGACCAGGCTCGAAGAGGGGCAGGTCGTCGGCGTCCTCGACCTGATCCTCTCGGAGATGGGCGACGCCTACGAGGCAGGCTTCGTCCACGCCGACATGAGCGAGTACAACGTCTTCGTCAACAGCGAAGGCATCACCATCTTCGACTGGCCCCAGGCGGTGCCGACCGACCACGAAAATAGCGAGGAGTTACTCGAACGCGACGTCGAAAACGTGGTGAGCTACTTCCGGCGGAAGTACCCGCGGCTGGTTCCGGACGACCCGGACTGCGCGTCACTGGCGGCCGCGCTCGCGGACGGGTCGTTCACGACCGTCCGCGAGCACTCACAGCACGAGTGA
- a CDS encoding DUF1328 family protein has translation MLELAIAFFVLAIIAGALGAGGVAGLSMDIAKWLVIAFLVLAVVSLVL, from the coding sequence ATCCTCGAACTCGCCATCGCGTTCTTCGTCCTCGCCATCATCGCGGGCGCGCTCGGGGCCGGTGGCGTCGCCGGCCTGTCGATGGACATCGCCAAGTGGCTGGTGATCGCGTTCCTGGTGCTCGCGGTGGTTTCACTCGTGCTGTGA
- a CDS encoding PAS domain S-box protein, which produces MDTGGTPEAEGGSALAGAGWSGALARATGDGVLELDPVGTVVAADDDAARVVGRPRTALVGEALEGLLAPADREAVSDRFAELSADADGGALAPPPAEPGDGGSAPSSSLSPSPSPSPSLSVAVETPAGERRDCALRLAPVRTDAELAGFVAAIRGEPGDGTRTGTPLDDHERELARQRDDLRAELGEVLGRVSDAMFALDDEWRFTYVNDRAEDLIRRSESELLGRNFWEAFPAARESDSHDRLHEALRTQESVAYEVYAADPERWFRVNAYPSESGISVYFQDVTERRRRERRLQENERRYRALVRNVPGVVYRGAPESPWPMEFLSEDVEALTGYTAAELTDGEVQWEDLMHPDDREPVRRAVADQLEFDGVYRGTYRIRTRDGERRWIRSQCRAVTDESGNARAIEGVFTDVTARKERERRLERYETILETIDDGVYVVDDDQEFVTVNDAYCEITGYDREELLGAHVSLVVDDRTVAAARDGEREMRAGGERTTMEADLRRADGETITAEATFSLLPTEDGTDEVRVGVVRDVTARKERERHLERYETIVESSWDGVYALDPDGDFAMANDAFLEMVGWEREELLGRPAAVVHDADVSSAAGRLAADVWEGDREGARLEFDLRARDGSAVPVESRFGPYPYDGERWGRCGIVRDITERKRRERELKRQREQLAALDDLNSLVQDITHAVLQQSSRDEIESLVCERLAAAESYEFAWVGAADLERERVTLRTESGVEGYLEDISIPLDDGVEELGPTGRAVLTQRAQVTRDAFEDPNYAEWRDHAREHGFRASVAVPITYEGTLYGVLNVYSARRGAFDDDERTILSRLGDVVGHAINALERKQALLSDERVELDFRLRDVLGDETPTDGEIRFERTVPVDGDTYLEYGTVTDDGVETLRAVVKAFPHFESLAFLDEAGDERRFELRLSEPPAISVLANHGGRVAEAVIADGDYRMTVTVPPRVEVRTILDAIEDAYPDIDFVAQRQTSRSSGDDRRETLVDRLTERQRATMEAAFFGGYFDWPRTSTAEDLADSMEVSPPTFHHHLRKAQKKVVDGALVGGASVSKS; this is translated from the coding sequence ATGGACACCGGAGGCACCCCCGAAGCGGAGGGCGGGTCGGCGCTCGCGGGCGCCGGGTGGTCGGGCGCGCTGGCGCGGGCGACCGGCGACGGCGTCCTCGAACTCGACCCCGTCGGCACGGTCGTCGCGGCCGACGACGACGCGGCGCGCGTCGTCGGCCGCCCGCGCACCGCGCTGGTCGGCGAGGCGCTGGAGGGACTGCTCGCGCCCGCCGACCGCGAGGCGGTCAGCGACCGCTTCGCCGAACTCTCGGCCGACGCGGACGGCGGCGCGCTCGCGCCGCCGCCCGCGGAACCCGGAGACGGCGGTTCGGCGCCCTCCTCCTCGCTCTCGCCCTCACCCTCACCCTCGCCTTCGCTCTCGGTCGCGGTCGAGACGCCCGCGGGCGAGCGCCGCGACTGTGCACTCCGACTCGCCCCGGTCCGAACCGACGCCGAACTCGCGGGCTTCGTCGCCGCGATTCGGGGAGAACCCGGCGACGGAACCCGGACCGGCACCCCGCTCGACGACCACGAGCGGGAACTCGCCCGCCAGCGCGACGACCTGCGGGCCGAACTCGGCGAGGTGCTGGGCAGGGTTTCGGACGCCATGTTCGCGCTCGACGACGAGTGGCGGTTCACCTACGTCAACGACCGAGCCGAGGACCTCATCCGGCGGTCGGAGTCGGAACTGCTCGGCCGGAACTTTTGGGAGGCGTTCCCCGCGGCCCGCGAGTCGGACTCCCACGACCGACTCCACGAGGCTCTCCGGACCCAGGAGTCGGTCGCCTACGAGGTGTACGCCGCCGACCCCGAGCGGTGGTTCCGAGTCAACGCCTACCCCTCGGAGTCGGGGATTTCGGTCTACTTCCAGGACGTGACCGAGCGCCGCCGGCGCGAGCGCAGACTCCAGGAGAACGAGCGGCGCTACCGGGCGCTGGTCCGCAACGTCCCCGGCGTGGTCTACCGCGGCGCCCCCGAGAGTCCGTGGCCGATGGAGTTCCTCAGCGAGGACGTCGAGGCGCTCACGGGCTACACGGCGGCCGAACTGACCGACGGCGAGGTCCAGTGGGAGGACCTGATGCACCCCGACGACCGCGAACCCGTCCGTCGGGCGGTCGCCGACCAACTCGAGTTCGACGGCGTCTATCGCGGCACCTACCGCATCCGCACCCGCGACGGCGAACGCCGGTGGATTCGCTCGCAGTGTCGCGCGGTGACCGACGAGTCCGGCAATGCGAGGGCCATCGAGGGCGTCTTCACCGACGTGACCGCGCGCAAGGAGCGCGAGCGACGCCTCGAACGCTACGAGACGATACTGGAGACGATAGACGACGGCGTCTACGTGGTCGACGACGACCAGGAGTTCGTCACGGTCAACGACGCCTACTGCGAAATCACGGGCTACGACCGCGAGGAACTGCTGGGCGCGCACGTCTCGCTCGTGGTCGACGATCGGACCGTCGCGGCCGCCCGCGACGGCGAACGCGAGATGCGGGCCGGCGGGGAACGAACGACGATGGAGGCCGACCTCCGCCGGGCCGACGGCGAGACCATCACGGCCGAGGCGACGTTCTCGCTCCTGCCGACCGAGGACGGGACCGACGAGGTCCGCGTCGGCGTCGTCAGGGACGTGACCGCGCGAAAGGAGCGCGAGCGACACCTCGAACGCTACGAAACCATCGTGGAGTCGAGTTGGGACGGCGTCTACGCGCTCGACCCGGACGGCGACTTCGCGATGGCGAACGACGCCTTCCTGGAGATGGTCGGCTGGGAGCGCGAGGAACTGCTGGGCCGGCCCGCGGCGGTCGTCCACGACGCCGACGTCTCGTCGGCCGCGGGCCGACTCGCCGCCGACGTATGGGAGGGCGACCGCGAGGGGGCGCGACTGGAGTTCGACCTGCGGGCGAGGGACGGAAGCGCCGTCCCCGTCGAGAGCCGATTCGGCCCCTATCCCTACGACGGCGAGCGGTGGGGCCGGTGCGGCATCGTCCGAGACATCACCGAGCGCAAGCGCCGCGAGCGCGAACTGAAGCGCCAGCGCGAGCAGTTGGCCGCGCTCGACGACCTCAACTCGCTCGTTCAGGACATCACCCACGCGGTCCTCCAGCAGTCCAGTCGCGACGAGATCGAGTCGCTGGTCTGCGAGCGACTGGCGGCCGCCGAGTCCTACGAGTTCGCCTGGGTGGGCGCGGCCGACCTGGAGCGCGAGCGGGTGACCCTCCGGACGGAGTCGGGCGTCGAGGGGTATCTGGAGGACATCTCGATTCCTCTCGACGACGGCGTCGAGGAACTCGGACCGACCGGACGGGCGGTGCTCACCCAGCGAGCGCAGGTCACCCGCGACGCCTTCGAGGACCCGAACTACGCGGAGTGGCGCGACCACGCCCGCGAGCACGGCTTCCGCGCCTCGGTCGCGGTTCCCATCACCTACGAGGGGACGCTATACGGCGTCCTGAACGTCTACTCGGCCAGGCGCGGCGCGTTCGACGACGACGAGCGGACGATCCTCTCGCGCCTCGGCGACGTGGTCGGCCACGCCATCAACGCGCTCGAACGCAAACAGGCGCTGTTGAGCGACGAACGGGTCGAACTCGATTTCCGCCTCCGCGACGTCCTCGGGGACGAGACACCGACCGACGGCGAGATTCGGTTCGAGCGGACGGTGCCGGTCGACGGCGACACCTACTTGGAGTACGGAACCGTGACTGACGACGGCGTCGAGACGTTACGGGCGGTCGTCAAGGCGTTCCCGCACTTCGAGTCGCTCGCGTTCCTCGACGAGGCGGGCGACGAGCGCCGGTTCGAACTCCGACTGTCGGAACCGCCGGCCATCTCGGTGCTGGCGAACCACGGCGGCCGGGTCGCGGAGGCGGTCATCGCCGACGGCGACTACCGGATGACGGTGACGGTGCCGCCCCGGGTGGAGGTCCGGACGATACTGGACGCGATAGAGGACGCCTACCCCGACATCGACTTCGTCGCCCAGCGACAGACGAGTCGGTCCTCGGGCGATGACCGCCGGGAGACGCTGGTGGACAGACTGACCGAGCGCCAGCGAGCGACGATGGAGGCGGCGTTCTTCGGCGGGTACTTCGACTGGCCGCGGACCAGCACCGCCGAGGACCTCGCCGATTCGATGGAGGTGTCGCCGCCGACGTTCCACCACCACCTCCGGAAGGCCCAGAAGAAGGTGGTCGACGGCGCGCTGGTCGGCGGTGCGAGCGTCTCGAAGTCGTGA
- the gfo6 gene encoding D-xylose 1-dehydrogenase Gfo6 has product MDLDLDGALADFDRRDWRTETDLEPLRVAMVGLGWWTRERAIPAVADSEFCETTVVVSGDAEKAEDVADETESVERALTYDQLRGGTATDAYDAVYVCTPNARHLPFAESAAEFGKAVLCEKPMEATAERAHRMVDACADAGVPLMVAYRMQTEPAVRRARELVRAGAVGDPVVVHGHMSQRLLEMMPNPDQWRLDPDLAGGGTSVTDLGVYPLNTARFVLNSEPAAVSAFAESPSAGFESVPDERATFQVRFEDGTLAAFSASQNAAHSGHLQVVGTDGEVSVDPAFMGGAHHGFELAVGGRQVEIDYPERDQMREEFDYFAHQVRTGGEIYPDGEHGLIDVEAIEAVYESVETGSAVSL; this is encoded by the coding sequence ATGGACCTCGACCTCGACGGCGCGCTCGCCGACTTCGACCGCCGCGACTGGCGGACCGAGACCGACCTCGAACCGCTCCGGGTCGCGATGGTCGGCCTCGGGTGGTGGACCCGAGAGCGAGCCATCCCCGCGGTCGCCGACTCCGAGTTCTGCGAGACGACGGTCGTGGTCAGCGGCGACGCCGAGAAAGCCGAGGACGTCGCCGACGAAACCGAGTCGGTCGAGCGCGCGCTCACCTACGACCAGCTCCGCGGCGGCACCGCGACCGACGCCTACGACGCGGTCTACGTCTGCACGCCGAACGCGAGACACCTCCCGTTCGCCGAGTCGGCCGCCGAGTTCGGCAAGGCGGTCCTCTGCGAGAAGCCGATGGAGGCGACCGCCGAGCGTGCCCACCGGATGGTCGACGCCTGTGCGGACGCCGGCGTCCCGCTGATGGTCGCCTACCGGATGCAGACCGAACCCGCGGTCCGCCGGGCGCGCGAACTGGTCCGGGCCGGCGCCGTCGGCGACCCGGTCGTCGTCCACGGTCACATGTCCCAGCGCCTGCTGGAGATGATGCCGAACCCCGACCAGTGGCGCCTCGACCCCGACCTCGCGGGCGGCGGAACTTCGGTCACGGACCTCGGAGTCTACCCGCTCAACACCGCCCGGTTCGTCCTCAATTCGGAGCCCGCGGCGGTGTCGGCGTTCGCCGAGTCGCCGTCGGCGGGCTTCGAGTCGGTGCCCGACGAGCGCGCGACGTTCCAGGTCCGGTTCGAGGACGGCACGCTGGCGGCGTTCTCGGCCAGCCAGAACGCCGCCCACTCGGGGCACCTCCAGGTGGTCGGTACCGACGGCGAGGTGTCGGTCGACCCCGCGTTCATGGGCGGGGCCCACCACGGATTCGAACTCGCGGTCGGAGGACGGCAGGTCGAAATCGACTATCCGGAGCGCGACCAGATGCGCGAGGAGTTCGACTACTTCGCCCACCAGGTCCGGACCGGCGGGGAAATCTACCCGGACGGCGAACACGGACTCATAGACGTCGAAGCCATCGAGGCGGTGTACGAGAGCGTCGAGACTGGGTCGGCGGTGTCGCTGTAG
- a CDS encoding DUF7522 family protein: protein MVDPSELTETLRTSVGDDLRMVGVYSEHDFDHLYLRDELADRYEPADLDTLRREIIVLALGREKVEDVTSAGPLRRIVYETEDAFAVQVPFDGHDGVFVSIDADARSKLFDVADAVETWTDGE, encoded by the coding sequence ATGGTCGACCCGAGCGAACTGACCGAGACGCTGCGAACGTCGGTCGGCGACGACCTCCGCATGGTGGGCGTCTACTCCGAGCACGACTTCGACCACCTCTACCTCCGCGACGAACTCGCCGACCGCTACGAGCCAGCCGACCTCGATACGCTCCGGCGAGAGATAATCGTGCTCGCGCTCGGGCGGGAGAAGGTCGAGGACGTGACGAGCGCCGGGCCGCTCCGTCGAATCGTCTACGAAACCGAAGACGCGTTCGCGGTGCAGGTCCCGTTCGACGGCCACGACGGCGTTTTCGTCAGCATCGACGCGGACGCGCGGTCGAAACTGTTCGACGTGGCCGACGCCGTCGAGACGTGGACGGACGGCGAGTGA
- a CDS encoding NAD(P)/FAD-dependent oxidoreductase, which yields MSAADATGESGEFDYDVVVVGGGPAGCSAGVFTARYGLDTVVFDRGNSSLRRCAYLENYLGFPAGIDIETLYGLMHDHAEEAGCELVADMVEAVDREDGGFRVETQDGESVTAERVVAAARYDADFLRPLGDEDAMFVTHDHGGEEHEHFDREFPNEDGTTPIDGVYVAAPVGDAEAQAIMSAGQGARVARTIIADVRRDRGFPDALADHWDWVRSDAELTGEWADPDRWREWFDAQIPDDCDVDEDRLVELRERELDRKFETYVSEEEVERRAERGQERLLDHVDDDRILARAEALRENRADDEERATGDD from the coding sequence ATGAGCGCCGCCGACGCGACCGGTGAGAGCGGCGAGTTTGACTACGACGTCGTCGTCGTCGGGGGCGGCCCCGCGGGTTGTTCTGCGGGCGTGTTCACCGCGCGGTACGGCCTCGACACCGTCGTCTTCGACCGCGGCAACTCCTCGCTCCGGCGCTGTGCGTATCTCGAGAACTACCTCGGCTTCCCCGCGGGCATCGATATCGAGACGCTGTACGGCCTGATGCACGACCACGCCGAGGAGGCCGGGTGCGAACTCGTCGCGGACATGGTCGAGGCGGTCGACCGCGAGGACGGCGGCTTCCGCGTCGAAACCCAGGACGGCGAGTCGGTCACGGCCGAACGCGTCGTCGCGGCCGCGCGGTACGACGCCGACTTCCTCCGGCCGCTGGGCGACGAGGACGCGATGTTCGTGACCCACGACCACGGCGGCGAGGAACACGAGCACTTCGACCGCGAGTTCCCGAACGAGGACGGGACGACGCCCATAGACGGGGTGTACGTCGCGGCGCCGGTCGGCGACGCGGAGGCCCAGGCGATCATGTCCGCCGGTCAGGGCGCGCGCGTCGCCCGGACGATCATCGCCGACGTGCGACGGGACCGGGGGTTCCCCGACGCGCTCGCCGACCACTGGGACTGGGTCCGGAGCGATGCCGAACTGACCGGCGAGTGGGCCGACCCCGACCGGTGGCGAGAGTGGTTCGACGCCCAGATTCCCGACGACTGCGACGTCGACGAGGACCGCCTCGTCGAACTCCGCGAACGGGAACTCGACCGGAAGTTCGAGACGTACGTCTCCGAGGAGGAGGTCGAACGCCGGGCCGAGCGGGGCCAGGAACGACTCCTCGACCACGTCGACGACGACCGCATCCTCGCCCGCGCCGAAGCGCTCCGGGAGAACCGGGCCGACGACGAGGAGCGGGCGACCGGGGACGACTGA
- the ubaA gene encoding SAMP-activating enzyme E1 has translation MSLSLDATQLDRYSRHIIMDEVGPEGQSALLDAAVLVVGAGGLGAPVIEYLAAAGVGTLGVADDDDVELSNLQRQVIHGDDDVGRPKVESAADFVADLNPDLEVRTHEVRVDPENVEDLIADYDFVVDATDNFRTRYLINDACTLSGTPFSHGAIYKFEGQVTTFTTEGPCYRCLFPEAPPQGMVPDCASTGVLGVLPGTVGCIQATETVKYLLDAGELLDGRMLFYDAMDMSFEELEYRPNPDCPVCGDEPIESLADVEYAEESCPVRAD, from the coding sequence ATGAGTCTCTCGCTCGACGCGACGCAACTCGACCGGTACTCGCGTCACATCATCATGGACGAGGTGGGACCCGAGGGCCAGTCGGCACTGCTCGACGCCGCGGTGCTCGTGGTCGGCGCCGGCGGACTGGGCGCGCCCGTAATCGAGTACCTGGCGGCGGCGGGCGTCGGCACGCTGGGCGTCGCCGACGACGACGACGTGGAGTTGAGCAACCTCCAGCGCCAGGTCATCCACGGCGACGACGACGTGGGACGCCCGAAGGTCGAGTCGGCCGCCGACTTCGTCGCCGACCTCAACCCCGACCTCGAAGTCCGGACCCACGAGGTCCGAGTCGACCCCGAGAACGTCGAGGACCTCATCGCCGACTACGACTTCGTGGTCGACGCCACCGACAACTTCCGGACCAGGTACCTGATAAACGACGCCTGCACGCTGTCGGGGACGCCGTTCTCCCACGGCGCCATCTACAAGTTCGAGGGGCAAGTAACGACGTTCACGACCGAAGGGCCGTGCTACCGGTGTCTGTTCCCCGAGGCGCCGCCCCAGGGGATGGTCCCCGACTGTGCGAGCACGGGTGTCCTCGGCGTCCTGCCGGGCACCGTCGGGTGCATCCAGGCGACCGAGACGGTGAAGTACCTGCTCGACGCGGGCGAACTGCTCGACGGCCGGATGCTGTTCTACGACGCGATGGACATGAGCTTCGAGGAACTGGAGTACAGGCCCAACCCCGACTGTCCGGTGTGCGGCGACGAACCCATCGAGTCGCTGGCCGACGTCGAGTACGCCGAGGAGTCCTGTCCGGTGCGGGCCGACTGA
- a CDS encoding CPBP family intramembrane glutamic endopeptidase: protein MHQTDDTATTAETAGDASFVKRFAALFALGMLGVLAVGISTATGEGGVPGLPEVSGPALAALVMIQPAILLAISVGVGLALAPRVGLRSHVDERVRGGPPVLGALRPEVTTAAAVGAAAYLAVVALDVAFAPLVAEDLAAVTPTPQTTTLAGLLSSLSVRLLYGGITEELLLRWGLLTLFAWVVHSVRSRVAGERRATLASSTAWVAIVASAVLFGVGHLPALATVVEPTPALVVRTVGLNAVAGVGFGWLYWRRSLEAAMVAHMAFHVALVGVSAVALAVA, encoded by the coding sequence ATGCATCAGACCGACGACACTGCGACGACCGCCGAGACGGCGGGCGACGCCTCGTTCGTCAAGCGGTTCGCCGCGCTGTTCGCGCTCGGGATGCTCGGCGTCCTCGCGGTCGGAATCTCGACCGCGACGGGCGAGGGCGGCGTCCCCGGCCTGCCGGAGGTGTCCGGCCCCGCGCTCGCCGCGCTCGTGATGATTCAACCCGCGATTCTGCTCGCGATTTCGGTCGGCGTCGGCCTCGCGCTCGCGCCGCGGGTCGGCCTGCGCTCGCACGTCGACGAGCGAGTTCGGGGTGGGCCGCCGGTACTCGGAGCGCTCCGGCCGGAGGTGACGACCGCCGCGGCCGTCGGCGCCGCGGCCTACCTCGCCGTCGTCGCCCTCGACGTCGCGTTCGCACCGCTGGTCGCCGAGGACCTCGCGGCGGTCACGCCCACGCCCCAGACGACCACGCTCGCCGGCCTGCTGTCCAGTCTCTCGGTTCGACTCCTCTACGGCGGCATCACCGAGGAGTTGCTCCTCCGCTGGGGGCTGTTGACCCTCTTCGCGTGGGTCGTCCACTCGGTGCGGTCGCGGGTCGCGGGCGAGCGTCGCGCGACGCTGGCGTCCTCGACCGCGTGGGTCGCCATCGTCGCTTCGGCGGTCCTGTTCGGGGTCGGTCACCTGCCCGCGCTGGCGACCGTCGTCGAACCGACGCCGGCGCTCGTGGTCCGCACCGTCGGCCTCAACGCGGTCGCGGGCGTCGGCTTCGGCTGGCTCTACTGGCGAAGGAGTTTGGAGGCCGCGATGGTCGCCCACATGGCGTTTCACGTCGCGCTGGTCGGCGTCTCGGCCGTCGCGCTGGCGGTGGCCTGA
- a CDS encoding ABC transporter substrate-binding protein translates to MAESDTTRRSFLKATGNTASAVALGGLAGTAGAQDGGGGNQGTGTGQSGQGGQGGTFSLINSTMSTLDPIKATDTASGEVIQQVFDALMNYPNGETAVEKLLAKNYKVSKDYKTYTFDLKQGVKFHNGKELTAQDFVYSFERLAQSKNSRRSYFILDSIGVKHSTDAKGNYQPNSLAVRAPDKYTLEMELSKPFHATLEMLAYTSFAAVPKNIVGDIKGASGQLSYQEFSTSAPVGAGPFEFEKWESSTEAVVTRFDDYHGRKANVEQVHWQIMSDSNARYNYAMNKNADAFSLPTSKYNQSKLNVKKTDKLGRQVGTYGPLRNGETVNYLGVSTIDTYYVGFNTNAVEEPARKAMAYAMNKPQLVEQVFKGRGRPAYHFTPPAIFPGGPDAYKKHAKQNYPYSYGETDLQKARQVMKEAGYGPNNRYKFTFTVYQASSTWPDVGKLLRDKLASAYIDMTVETAPFSTLLKRGRNGNLEAFSLGWVMDWPAPDNFLQLLYPPNTDTSQPAPLVYLNWSGTKPAKQAKQAWQTVKNNTAPTEQAKKKRNQAYLKMEMANWADVALLNVYHQLEQRFWYDYAQIPKFGAAGTSRQMFNEVTVNKGQNQGGSN, encoded by the coding sequence ATGGCGGAATCTGACACGACTCGTCGGTCGTTTCTGAAAGCGACCGGGAACACGGCATCGGCTGTCGCATTGGGTGGCCTCGCCGGGACGGCGGGCGCACAGGACGGCGGGGGCGGCAACCAGGGTACGGGAACCGGCCAAAGCGGGCAGGGTGGCCAGGGCGGCACCTTCTCGCTCATCAACTCCACGATGAGCACGCTCGACCCCATCAAGGCGACCGACACCGCCTCGGGTGAGGTCATCCAGCAGGTGTTCGACGCGCTGATGAACTATCCGAACGGCGAAACCGCCGTCGAGAAACTGCTGGCGAAGAACTACAAGGTCTCGAAGGACTACAAGACCTACACGTTCGACCTCAAACAGGGCGTGAAGTTCCACAACGGCAAGGAACTCACCGCCCAGGACTTCGTCTACTCCTTCGAGCGCCTCGCCCAGTCGAAGAACTCGCGTCGGTCGTACTTCATCCTCGACTCCATCGGGGTGAAACACTCGACCGACGCCAAGGGCAACTACCAGCCCAACTCGCTCGCGGTCCGCGCGCCGGACAAGTACACCCTGGAGATGGAACTGTCCAAGCCGTTCCACGCCACGCTGGAGATGCTGGCGTACACGTCGTTCGCGGCGGTCCCGAAGAACATCGTCGGCGACATCAAAGGCGCGAGCGGTCAGCTCAGCTACCAGGAGTTCTCCACCAGCGCGCCCGTCGGGGCCGGCCCGTTCGAGTTCGAGAAGTGGGAGTCGAGCACCGAGGCGGTGGTGACGCGGTTCGACGACTACCACGGTCGGAAGGCGAACGTCGAGCAGGTCCACTGGCAGATAATGTCGGACTCGAACGCGCGGTACAACTACGCGATGAACAAGAACGCCGACGCGTTCTCCCTCCCGACCTCGAAGTACAACCAGAGCAAACTCAACGTCAAGAAGACCGACAAACTAGGGCGACAGGTCGGCACGTACGGGCCGCTGCGGAACGGCGAGACGGTCAACTACCTCGGCGTCTCGACCATCGACACCTACTACGTCGGGTTCAACACCAACGCCGTCGAGGAACCCGCCCGGAAGGCGATGGCGTACGCGATGAACAAGCCCCAGTTGGTCGAGCAGGTGTTCAAGGGCCGCGGCCGACCGGCGTACCACTTCACACCGCCGGCCATCTTCCCGGGCGGGCCGGACGCCTACAAGAAGCACGCCAAGCAGAACTACCCCTACAGCTACGGGGAAACCGACCTCCAGAAGGCCCGCCAGGTGATGAAGGAGGCCGGCTACGGGCCGAACAACCGCTATAAGTTCACGTTCACGGTCTACCAGGCCTCCAGCACCTGGCCCGACGTCGGGAAACTCCTGCGCGACAAACTCGCCAGCGCCTACATCGACATGACGGTCGAGACGGCGCCGTTCTCGACGCTGCTCAAGCGCGGCCGGAACGGCAACCTCGAAGCCTTCTCGCTCGGCTGGGTGATGGACTGGCCCGCGCCGGACAACTTCCTGCAACTGCTGTACCCGCCGAACACCGACACCTCCCAGCCCGCGCCGCTCGTCTACCTCAACTGGTCGGGGACGAAACCGGCCAAGCAGGCCAAGCAGGCGTGGCAGACGGTCAAGAACAACACCGCGCCGACCGAGCAGGCCAAAAAGAAGCGAAACCAGGCCTACCTCAAGATGGAGATGGCCAACTGGGCCGACGTGGCGCTGCTCAACGTCTACCACCAGCTCGAACAGCGGTTCTGGTACGACTACGCCCAGATTCCGAAGTTCGGCGCGGCCGGCACGAGCAGGCAGATGTTCAACGAGGTGACGGTGAACAAGGGGCAGAACCAGGGCGGGTCGAACTGA